From a region of the Aeoliella mucimassa genome:
- a CDS encoding aldo/keto reductase, with the protein MSSFDRRTFLGTSAGVAAGLAAHSVGRGEEPSPPAKLAPGEIPPPPKVTLGDTGVTLSRLGQGTGVFGSNRQSNQTRMGFEKLVSLFHHAYERGIRFYDLADLYGTHIYFREALRTIPRDEVGILTKIWWRYDGPQNKTLAEHREQITKTTVERFRHELATDYLDIVLLHCMQKANWPEEMARYMDELNEEKAKGRIKALGVSCHDFGALKTAAAEPWVDVILARINPKGVKMDATPEEIIEVLRGAKAAGKSVIGMKIFGEGQLTNQREECIRYAQQHDFMDAMTIGFEAPQQIDEVLQLMARYPMKQA; encoded by the coding sequence ATGTCCTCGTTTGATCGCCGAACTTTTCTAGGAACTTCTGCAGGCGTCGCTGCCGGCCTGGCAGCTCACTCGGTCGGCCGGGGCGAAGAACCCTCGCCGCCCGCCAAACTTGCGCCCGGCGAGATTCCTCCCCCTCCCAAGGTCACCCTCGGCGACACGGGAGTCACGCTTTCGCGATTAGGTCAAGGCACCGGCGTATTCGGCAGCAATCGGCAATCGAATCAAACCCGCATGGGTTTCGAGAAGCTTGTCTCGTTGTTCCACCACGCCTACGAGCGCGGGATTCGCTTTTACGACTTGGCCGACTTGTACGGTACCCACATCTACTTCCGCGAAGCCTTGCGTACGATTCCTCGTGACGAAGTCGGCATCCTTACTAAGATCTGGTGGCGGTACGATGGCCCGCAAAACAAAACACTTGCCGAGCATCGCGAACAGATTACCAAAACGACGGTCGAACGATTCCGCCACGAACTGGCGACCGACTACCTCGATATCGTGCTGCTGCATTGCATGCAGAAAGCCAATTGGCCAGAAGAGATGGCCCGGTACATGGACGAGCTGAACGAAGAGAAGGCCAAGGGCCGCATCAAGGCGTTGGGAGTTTCGTGCCACGATTTTGGAGCCCTCAAGACTGCGGCCGCCGAGCCCTGGGTCGATGTGATCCTCGCCCGTATCAACCCCAAGGGCGTGAAGATGGATGCGACTCCCGAGGAGATAATCGAGGTGCTCCGCGGCGCGAAAGCAGCGGGAAAGTCGGTGATCGGCATGAAGATCTTTGGCGAAGGCCAACTGACCAATCAGCGTGAAGAGTGCATTCGCTACGCCCAGCAGCACGACTTCATGGACGCGATGACCATTGGCTTCGAAGCCCCGCAACAGATCGACGAGGTGCTGCAACTGATGGCCCGCTATCCAATGAAACAAGCGTAG
- a CDS encoding GntR family transcriptional regulator: MEAVSPFHPKRYPTLRAIVDGDDSTSQTLTDKVSDTLLKQIIRGELPVGSQLKSTQIAQQLGVSRTPVTRALAKLTVDGILTQPNSHQAIVAQGAADWLVQIHELRELLEPEAAYRAAGQLPAEVIEDLRALAQDSQPTPKYDWSQAAQYLDFGLHLAIAEYCGNLPMRVSIRRCWSYKRVSYDLSEGCRSELETEYQQHIEILRAMVEGDAARARELVRLHLTAASEGRFTSQVI, encoded by the coding sequence TTGGAAGCTGTCAGTCCGTTTCACCCGAAACGATATCCCACGCTTCGCGCCATTGTGGATGGCGACGACTCGACGTCGCAAACACTCACCGATAAGGTGAGCGACACGCTGCTCAAACAGATTATCCGCGGCGAATTGCCGGTGGGGTCGCAGCTCAAGAGCACACAGATCGCCCAGCAACTGGGAGTTAGCCGGACCCCTGTTACCCGAGCCTTGGCGAAACTTACCGTCGATGGCATTCTGACGCAGCCAAACAGTCATCAGGCAATCGTTGCCCAAGGAGCTGCCGATTGGCTGGTGCAGATTCACGAATTACGCGAACTCCTTGAGCCGGAAGCTGCGTACCGTGCGGCCGGACAGCTGCCAGCAGAGGTGATCGAAGACCTTCGTGCGCTGGCTCAGGACTCGCAGCCCACGCCGAAGTACGACTGGAGTCAGGCAGCGCAGTACCTCGACTTTGGACTGCACCTTGCCATCGCTGAGTATTGCGGAAACCTGCCGATGCGGGTTTCGATCCGCCGCTGCTGGTCGTACAAGCGAGTCTCCTACGATTTGTCGGAGGGATGTCGGTCGGAGCTCGAAACCGAATACCAACAACACATAGAGATCCTGCGAGCGATGGTCGAGGGAGATGCCGCCCGGGCGAGAGAGCTCGTCCGCTTGCATCTTACTGCGGCTTCCGAAGGACGTTTCACCAGCCAGGTGATTTAG
- a CDS encoding N-acetylglucosamine-6-phosphate deacetylase, whose product MAIDQTTSNQDTIDNGAIDLQVNGFAGVDFNSDSITIDDIHQAFESLRACGVAKILATIITDRFERMKSRARLLVQAMHRSEVVAQVLAGVHFEGPFISPVPGYVGAHPAESVLTATADKALQLVDCCEGHLRLVTLAPEQDAAAAATQALVDSGVVVSAGHCNPSADQLDRAIDAGLSMFTHLGNGCPLELSRHANVIQLALSRAEQLYLCFIADGVHVPFFALKNYLRAAGVERSIVVSDAISAAGCGPGRYSLAGQPVVVDANGATWCEDRSHLVGSAMTMSQACANLRDALGYDESTIRQLTRDNALAAVPAILS is encoded by the coding sequence ATGGCGATCGACCAAACCACCAGCAATCAAGACACCATCGATAACGGTGCCATCGACTTGCAAGTGAATGGTTTTGCAGGAGTCGACTTCAATAGCGACTCGATCACCATCGACGATATTCATCAGGCGTTCGAATCGCTGCGGGCCTGTGGAGTAGCGAAGATCCTGGCGACGATCATCACCGATCGTTTCGAACGTATGAAAAGCCGGGCACGCTTGCTGGTGCAAGCGATGCATCGCAGCGAGGTAGTCGCCCAGGTGCTTGCTGGTGTTCACTTCGAGGGACCCTTCATCAGTCCGGTGCCTGGCTACGTGGGGGCGCATCCAGCCGAGTCGGTGCTTACTGCAACAGCCGACAAAGCGCTGCAACTTGTCGATTGCTGCGAAGGGCACTTGCGGCTGGTGACCTTGGCACCGGAGCAAGATGCCGCAGCTGCCGCCACGCAGGCGCTGGTCGACTCGGGGGTGGTAGTGTCCGCAGGGCATTGCAACCCGTCGGCCGATCAGCTCGACAGGGCCATCGATGCTGGGTTGAGCATGTTTACCCACCTCGGAAATGGCTGCCCGCTTGAGTTGTCTCGCCATGCAAATGTGATTCAGCTGGCGTTGAGCCGCGCCGAACAGTTGTATCTGTGCTTCATTGCCGATGGAGTGCATGTGCCTTTCTTCGCACTCAAAAACTACCTGCGAGCCGCCGGCGTAGAGCGATCGATCGTCGTGAGCGATGCCATTTCGGCCGCCGGATGTGGGCCGGGGCGCTACAGCCTGGCTGGTCAGCCGGTGGTGGTCGATGCGAATGGCGCTACTTGGTGTGAAGATCGCAGCCACCTAGTCGGCTCGGCCATGACCATGAGCCAAGCGTGCGCCAACTTACGCGACGCACTCGGTTACGACGAATCGACCATTCGGCAGCTGACTCGCGATAATGCTCTGGCAGCGGTGCCGGCGATTCTGTCGTAG
- a CDS encoding Nramp family divalent metal transporter has protein sequence MRNLFRSLGPAIIVASIVLGPGSILTSSKVGCQYGYELLWVLAAAVVLMMGMTALAAHIGVINERTICDEAAARWGRPVAIAIGLVVFLIVACFQTVNNVAVVAALEGLWQDPSKSSSPTMSGQLAKVSAVVVLNGVVISAMYGLRKLYRPLEKLMMVLVFSMLIAFTINLLAARPSVEGIAGGLVPSLPSQADTSQNRHENLLALLGLVATTFSVAGAFYQSYLVKEKGWDADDTRKGLRDAVVGIGVLGVVSALIMSTSAAALHGVVAPESLKNTSDIARQLEPLFGSAAGLLFSIGVFAAAFSSFLGNALIGGTVLSDGLGWGASIEQPWPKRLTTIALGIGMAIAIGSVLLDANPVRVIVFAQALTVVGAPALAFLLIYLGMQAKAASGARLSWGVMTIPWLGGIVTLLLAGRTVYQLWLQANT, from the coding sequence TTGCGAAACCTCTTCCGCTCACTTGGGCCGGCGATCATCGTGGCCTCGATCGTGTTGGGGCCGGGCAGCATTCTTACCAGCTCGAAGGTGGGATGCCAGTATGGTTACGAGCTGCTGTGGGTGCTGGCGGCAGCCGTTGTGTTGATGATGGGCATGACCGCCCTGGCGGCCCATATCGGGGTGATCAACGAACGCACCATTTGTGACGAGGCGGCTGCGCGGTGGGGACGCCCCGTCGCGATTGCGATTGGGCTGGTGGTGTTCTTGATCGTCGCCTGCTTTCAGACGGTCAACAATGTCGCGGTGGTTGCCGCTTTAGAAGGCCTTTGGCAAGATCCGTCGAAGTCGTCATCGCCCACCATGAGTGGGCAACTTGCCAAGGTCTCAGCTGTCGTCGTGCTTAATGGGGTGGTGATCAGCGCCATGTACGGTCTGCGGAAGCTCTATCGTCCGCTGGAGAAGCTGATGATGGTGTTGGTGTTCTCGATGCTTATCGCGTTTACCATCAACCTGCTCGCTGCTCGGCCATCGGTGGAGGGAATTGCGGGAGGGCTTGTGCCAAGCCTCCCCTCGCAAGCGGATACTAGTCAAAACCGCCACGAGAATCTGCTCGCCCTGCTTGGTTTGGTCGCGACCACGTTCTCGGTCGCGGGGGCCTTTTATCAGTCGTACTTGGTTAAAGAAAAGGGCTGGGACGCCGACGACACGCGAAAGGGGCTCCGCGATGCGGTCGTCGGAATTGGAGTGCTAGGCGTGGTATCGGCCCTGATCATGTCGACCAGCGCCGCGGCGTTGCACGGAGTCGTCGCTCCCGAAAGCCTGAAGAACACCAGCGACATCGCCCGGCAACTGGAGCCGCTTTTTGGTTCCGCTGCGGGGCTGCTATTTTCCATCGGGGTGTTTGCCGCTGCGTTCAGTTCATTTCTCGGCAACGCCTTGATTGGTGGAACCGTGCTCTCCGATGGGCTTGGCTGGGGGGCGTCGATCGAACAGCCTTGGCCGAAGCGACTAACAACCATAGCTCTCGGCATCGGAATGGCGATCGCAATCGGCTCGGTGTTACTCGATGCAAATCCGGTGCGGGTCATCGTGTTCGCCCAGGCGTTGACGGTCGTCGGTGCCCCAGCGTTGGCTTTCTTGCTGATTTATCTCGGTATGCAGGCGAAGGCTGCCAGCGGAGCAAGACTATCGTGGGGCGTGATGACAATCCCTTGGCTCGGGGGCATCGTCACGCTGTTGCTCGCTGGAAGAACCGTCTATCAGCTCTGGCTTCAAGCCAACACCTAG
- a CDS encoding Gfo/Idh/MocA family protein, with protein sequence MRDIDRRRFLAGTAGAVALSALPTSHLAAANQSANKVVLAIMGLRNRGVQLAERFNQIENVEIAYVCDCDERQIAKGIDVASAGGTRPRPQGVSDSRQALDDPAVDALVVAVPNHWHAAATIAGCQAGKHVYVEKPCSQTAEEGELMMAAAERHDRVVQVGMQRRSGALYRRLVERVREGAIGEVLYAKSYYYRNRPTIGHAKPEPPPAWLDFDVWQGPATEREYQSNILHYNWHNFWHWGNGEIGNNGVHSIDICRWAMDMDFPTQVDVQAMKLRYDDDAETPDTMTAHFREGNKLMVWEGVSWSDPYRTGEGFGIELRGTEGTLVANDSGYTIYDISRAATEHETGSRGDVEHCQDFVDRIRNGGTPQATLQEGHRSAMFCHLANIAHRSGESLNVDARTGHLVKPSEQAAQLWSRDYRSKWMPSV encoded by the coding sequence ATGCGCGATATCGATCGACGCCGTTTCCTGGCTGGTACCGCTGGAGCGGTTGCCTTGTCGGCCTTGCCAACGTCACACCTGGCGGCAGCTAACCAATCGGCCAACAAGGTGGTGCTTGCCATCATGGGCTTGCGCAATCGTGGTGTGCAGCTGGCCGAGCGATTCAATCAGATCGAGAATGTCGAAATCGCCTACGTGTGCGATTGCGACGAGCGGCAAATAGCTAAAGGTATCGACGTGGCTTCGGCAGGCGGAACCCGCCCTCGCCCGCAAGGGGTAAGCGATTCTCGCCAAGCCCTCGACGATCCCGCGGTCGATGCCCTGGTAGTAGCGGTACCGAATCACTGGCACGCCGCTGCGACGATCGCCGGTTGTCAGGCTGGAAAGCATGTGTACGTGGAGAAGCCCTGTAGCCAAACCGCTGAAGAAGGCGAGCTGATGATGGCCGCGGCCGAGCGGCATGATCGTGTGGTGCAAGTCGGCATGCAACGCCGCAGCGGTGCGCTCTATCGGCGGCTAGTCGAGCGGGTGCGCGAGGGGGCCATCGGCGAGGTGCTGTATGCCAAGTCGTATTACTACCGCAACCGCCCAACGATCGGCCACGCCAAACCCGAGCCGCCGCCCGCCTGGCTCGACTTCGATGTGTGGCAAGGTCCCGCGACCGAGCGTGAGTACCAGTCGAACATCCTGCACTACAACTGGCATAACTTTTGGCACTGGGGCAACGGCGAAATCGGCAACAACGGCGTTCACTCCATCGACATCTGTCGTTGGGCGATGGACATGGACTTTCCCACCCAAGTCGATGTGCAAGCCATGAAGCTCCGCTACGACGACGATGCCGAAACGCCCGACACCATGACCGCTCACTTTCGCGAAGGGAACAAACTGATGGTGTGGGAGGGGGTGAGCTGGTCCGATCCCTACCGAACTGGCGAAGGTTTTGGCATCGAGCTACGCGGCACCGAGGGGACTCTGGTCGCCAACGACAGCGGCTACACTATTTACGATATCAGCCGCGCAGCGACCGAGCACGAAACCGGTAGTCGAGGAGACGTGGAGCACTGTCAGGACTTTGTCGACCGGATCCGCAATGGTGGCACCCCTCAGGCGACTCTGCAGGAAGGACATCGGAGCGCCATGTTCTGCCATCTGGCGAACATCGCCCATCGCAGCGGCGAGTCGCTGAACGTCGATGCTAGAACCGGACACCTCGTAAAACCAAGTGAGCAAGCGGCTCAATTGTGGAGCCGCGACTATCGATCGAAGTGGATGCCAAGCGTATGA
- a CDS encoding Gfo/Idh/MocA family protein, with protein sequence MMFGKSFEGWGAWHCWAIAMVVVQMVSRSALAEEPPVIRTGIVGCDTSHVIAFTKALNAEDAGDTYLGVRVTHAFPGGSPDIPDSRDRVGKFTDELKGLGVVVVDSIESLAPHCDAYLLESVDGRVHLEQFRKIAHGKPVFIDKPAAGSLAELLQIFEIAERTDTPVFTCSSLRFCEQVQSLVSDPAIGELTSATASSPYKIEPHHPDLFWYGIHGMEALHTLMGQGCQRVSRVETETMGVVVGEWSDGRIGIFRGYKSGPSYSDAYTFEVVGAKGVGHTHGFGGYEPFLLEVAKFFRSGEPPVSPEESLELFAAMEAADVSKAREGRAVELEEVMQQARHQVAKLETTEDE encoded by the coding sequence ATGATGTTCGGCAAGTCTTTCGAAGGTTGGGGAGCCTGGCACTGCTGGGCTATTGCCATGGTCGTGGTGCAGATGGTAAGCCGATCGGCCCTCGCAGAGGAACCTCCAGTGATTCGCACCGGAATCGTTGGGTGCGACACCTCGCATGTGATTGCATTTACCAAAGCACTCAACGCCGAAGATGCCGGCGATACCTATCTTGGAGTGCGCGTCACCCATGCGTTTCCCGGGGGGAGTCCCGATATACCTGATAGTCGGGATCGAGTGGGCAAGTTTACCGACGAACTGAAAGGACTTGGCGTGGTGGTGGTCGATTCCATCGAATCGCTGGCGCCGCACTGCGATGCGTACTTGCTGGAGAGCGTGGATGGTCGGGTGCACTTAGAACAGTTTCGAAAGATTGCTCATGGCAAGCCGGTGTTTATCGACAAGCCCGCGGCCGGGTCGCTGGCCGAGTTGCTGCAGATCTTCGAGATTGCTGAGCGAACTGACACGCCTGTGTTCACTTGCTCGTCGCTTCGGTTTTGTGAGCAGGTGCAATCGCTTGTTAGTGATCCTGCGATTGGAGAACTGACGAGCGCAACCGCTTCGAGCCCCTATAAGATTGAACCGCATCACCCCGATTTGTTCTGGTACGGCATCCATGGCATGGAGGCGCTCCATACCTTGATGGGCCAAGGCTGTCAGCGGGTAAGCCGTGTTGAAACCGAGACAATGGGAGTGGTGGTTGGTGAGTGGTCTGATGGCCGCATCGGCATCTTTCGAGGTTACAAGTCGGGCCCGAGCTATTCCGATGCGTACACGTTCGAAGTCGTTGGCGCCAAAGGCGTGGGACACACGCATGGCTTCGGCGGTTACGAACCTTTCTTGCTGGAAGTGGCCAAGTTCTTCCGTTCCGGCGAGCCACCTGTGTCGCCAGAAGAGTCGTTGGAGCTGTTTGCTGCCATGGAGGCGGCAGACGTGAGTAAAGCCCGCGAGGGTCGCGCTGTCGAACTGGAAGAGGTAATGCAGCAAGCACGCCATCAGGTTGCCAAGTTGGAGACAACCGAAGACGAGTAG
- a CDS encoding glucosamine-6-phosphate deaminase gives MDIQIFSTPEQMARAAAETGASYLRETIDRRGEAVIILATGASQLGMLAELTAATDIDWSKVTAFHLDEYEGISADHPASFRNYLQTRFVEQLPRPLRAFHFLNAEGDCLAECRRVGELIAAKPVDIAFVGIGENGHLAFNDPPADFETETPFLSVELDEACRRQQLGEGWFADFESVPQRAITMSVRQIMASQRIVCTVPHQQKAIAVRNAIEGRVTPDVPASILQQHPHTQVFLDDASAALLNRSPSAATERD, from the coding sequence ATGGACATTCAGATCTTCTCCACCCCTGAGCAAATGGCTCGTGCGGCCGCCGAAACGGGGGCGAGTTACCTTCGCGAAACCATCGACCGCCGCGGCGAAGCGGTCATCATTCTGGCCACCGGTGCCTCGCAGCTCGGTATGCTCGCCGAATTAACGGCCGCTACCGACATCGACTGGAGCAAGGTCACCGCATTCCATTTAGACGAGTACGAAGGGATTTCGGCCGATCATCCCGCTTCGTTCCGAAACTACCTACAGACCAGATTCGTCGAGCAATTGCCGCGACCATTGCGTGCGTTTCACTTTCTCAACGCCGAGGGCGACTGCCTGGCGGAGTGCCGGCGTGTGGGCGAACTGATCGCCGCGAAGCCGGTAGACATCGCTTTTGTCGGCATCGGCGAGAACGGGCATCTGGCGTTTAACGATCCACCGGCCGACTTCGAAACTGAAACACCATTTCTGAGCGTCGAACTCGACGAGGCATGTCGCCGACAACAACTGGGCGAAGGATGGTTTGCCGACTTCGAGTCGGTTCCCCAACGGGCGATCACCATGAGCGTTCGGCAGATCATGGCCAGCCAGCGTATCGTGTGCACGGTGCCGCACCAGCAGAAGGCCATCGCGGTGCGCAACGCCATCGAGGGCCGAGTAACCCCCGACGTCCCGGCTTCGATCTTGCAGCAACACCCGCACACGCAAGTGTTTTTGGACGATGCCTCGGCGGCGTTGCTCAACCGCTCCCCGTCCGCAGCGACCGAACGCGACTAG
- a CDS encoding magnesium chelatase yields the protein MPNTPQLPTTLAELHDFGWRSKTVKQEICDNFATRLATGEELYPGIVGYDHTVLPEINIALLAQHDLLFLGEKGQAKSRLMRLIATFLDDHIPYLDAPQIPLHDDPLRPITRRGQEMVATMAPEQVPIAWWPREERYAERLAPGTKFADIIGEIDPSKLVGGVSMSSEEALHFGLIPRMHRGIFAMNELPELDELVQVGLFNILEERDVQIRGYPVKFDIDVMILFSANPATYNRSGKVIPQLKDRIGSVIHTHYPLERDLGIEIMEQEVAELSPTTASEDSTEGSAQPLVVVPYFMKELIEEISRAARNSKFIDHDSGVSARLSIANYRTMLASARHRAAVLGESPAVPRISDLGHLYASSLGKLELDLMGTHQMSERQVLDSVIAEAIASVFNEYVEEHGLAEIAQIFAEGIRIEVGDMLSSSHYAELVQRVPAIWDKAFEVNAADNDAVRASCVEFVLAGLYATDRISRSQSHGRIVYET from the coding sequence ATGCCGAATACGCCTCAACTGCCTACCACGCTGGCCGAACTCCACGATTTCGGCTGGCGTTCGAAGACCGTTAAACAGGAAATCTGCGACAACTTTGCCACCCGCCTGGCAACCGGTGAGGAACTGTACCCGGGCATCGTTGGTTACGACCACACCGTGTTGCCCGAGATCAATATCGCTTTGCTCGCCCAACACGACTTGCTGTTCCTCGGCGAGAAGGGTCAGGCCAAGAGTCGGCTAATGCGGTTGATTGCCACGTTTCTGGACGACCACATTCCGTACCTCGACGCCCCGCAGATTCCGCTGCACGACGACCCGCTGCGACCGATCACTCGTCGCGGGCAAGAGATGGTTGCGACCATGGCTCCGGAGCAGGTTCCGATCGCCTGGTGGCCCCGCGAAGAGCGATACGCCGAGCGATTAGCGCCAGGCACGAAGTTTGCCGACATCATCGGCGAGATCGACCCCTCGAAGCTGGTTGGCGGGGTCAGCATGAGCTCCGAAGAAGCCTTGCACTTCGGGCTCATCCCACGCATGCACCGTGGCATCTTCGCCATGAACGAACTTCCCGAGCTCGACGAGCTGGTTCAGGTGGGACTGTTCAACATTCTCGAAGAGCGCGACGTGCAGATTCGCGGTTACCCCGTGAAATTCGACATCGACGTGATGATCCTATTCTCGGCGAACCCAGCCACGTATAACCGCAGCGGCAAAGTGATTCCGCAGCTGAAGGACCGAATCGGCTCGGTGATCCACACTCACTATCCGCTGGAGCGAGATCTCGGCATCGAGATCATGGAGCAAGAGGTAGCCGAGCTATCGCCCACGACCGCTTCGGAGGATTCCACTGAGGGATCCGCCCAACCGCTGGTGGTGGTTCCGTACTTCATGAAAGAGCTGATCGAAGAGATCAGTCGCGCGGCGCGCAACTCAAAGTTCATCGACCACGACTCTGGCGTGAGCGCACGACTTTCGATCGCCAATTATCGCACGATGCTGGCCAGCGCCCGTCATCGAGCGGCGGTGCTCGGCGAATCGCCCGCGGTGCCAAGGATTAGCGATCTGGGTCATTTGTACGCCAGTTCGCTCGGCAAGCTGGAACTTGACTTGATGGGCACGCATCAGATGAGCGAGCGGCAAGTGCTCGACTCGGTGATTGCCGAAGCAATTGCTTCGGTGTTCAACGAGTACGTCGAAGAGCATGGCTTGGCCGAGATCGCTCAGATATTCGCCGAAGGAATCCGTATCGAAGTCGGCGATATGCTTTCTTCAAGCCACTATGCGGAGCTCGTTCAGCGCGTACCGGCAATTTGGGATAAAGCGTTCGAAGTGAACGCCGCCGACAATGATGCGGTGCGGGCGAGCTGCGTGGAGTTTGTGTTAGCTGGTTTGTACGCGACCGACCGGATCAGCCGCAGCCAATCGCACGGTCGCATCGTGTACGAAACCTAA
- a CDS encoding dioxygenase family protein, which produces MVRSNLVNRRRFLERSAFMAAAFATPGLLAEELSKTPALTEGPFYPDKLPLDTDNDLLILNDQLTPAVGEITHLTGRVLDTSGNPVRNAVVEIWQVDGNGIYLHSQSGGTGTRDTNFQGFGRFLTNRKGEYYFRTVKPVAYPGRTPHIHMAVNQNGHRKLTTQLFVEGETQNERDGIYRSLKDRQKLVTSAFKPIADSKTGELEASLDLVLGVTPNEN; this is translated from the coding sequence ATGGTTCGTTCGAATCTGGTGAATCGTCGTCGTTTCCTGGAGCGTTCGGCGTTCATGGCTGCCGCTTTTGCGACCCCCGGACTTTTGGCCGAAGAACTTTCGAAAACGCCGGCCCTTACCGAGGGGCCGTTTTACCCGGATAAACTTCCGCTCGACACCGACAACGACCTGCTCATTCTGAACGACCAGCTAACCCCGGCCGTTGGCGAGATCACCCACCTCACCGGGCGTGTGCTCGATACTTCCGGCAACCCGGTTCGCAATGCGGTGGTCGAGATCTGGCAAGTCGATGGCAATGGCATTTATCTCCACAGTCAGAGCGGCGGCACTGGTACCCGCGATACCAATTTTCAAGGCTTTGGTCGGTTTCTCACCAATCGCAAGGGAGAGTATTACTTCCGCACGGTGAAACCGGTCGCTTACCCTGGCCGAACTCCTCACATCCACATGGCGGTCAACCAAAACGGCCACCGCAAACTAACGACTCAGCTGTTTGTCGAAGGCGAAACTCAAAACGAACGCGATGGCATCTATCGCAGCCTGAAAGATCGCCAGAAACTTGTAACGAGTGCCTTTAAGCCGATTGCCGATTCCAAGACCGGCGAACTCGAAGCAAGCCTCGACCTGGTGCTGGGTGTCACTCCCAACGAAAACTAA
- a CDS encoding nitroreductase family protein, protein MDTLTAIEERRSVKHYDTSYEMPDEHVQRLLDLALLSPTSFNIQNWRIVLVRDPEFKKKLRAAAWDQAQVEEAQLTFVLCGDVKAWDKSPERYWVNSPAEIQQNLVAMLRNFYETGGEQVQQDEVLRSCGIAAQTLMLAAKSMGYDSNPMIGFDAEQVAEVIKLPADHKIAMMLVIGKAAQPARPRGGQLDKSEVIVIDTF, encoded by the coding sequence ATGGATACTCTGACCGCGATTGAAGAACGCCGCAGTGTAAAGCACTACGACACTTCGTATGAAATGCCGGATGAACACGTTCAGCGACTGCTCGATCTGGCACTGCTATCGCCTACCTCGTTCAACATTCAGAACTGGCGGATTGTGTTGGTGCGTGATCCTGAGTTCAAAAAGAAGCTACGTGCAGCCGCCTGGGATCAAGCCCAGGTGGAAGAGGCCCAGCTTACCTTCGTGTTGTGCGGCGACGTGAAAGCCTGGGACAAGTCGCCAGAACGTTACTGGGTGAACTCTCCTGCTGAGATTCAACAGAATCTGGTAGCGATGCTTCGCAACTTCTACGAGACAGGAGGAGAGCAGGTGCAGCAGGACGAAGTGCTGCGAAGCTGTGGTATCGCCGCGCAAACCTTGATGCTCGCAGCCAAGTCGATGGGATACGACTCGAATCCGATGATCGGCTTCGATGCCGAGCAGGTCGCGGAAGTGATTAAGCTACCAGCCGATCACAAGATTGCCATGATGCTAGTCATTGGCAAAGCCGCCCAACCGGCCCGCCCACGAGGAGGTCAGCTCGACAAGAGCGAAGTGATAGTGATCGACACGTTCTAA